A stretch of the Streptomyces sp. NBC_01428 genome encodes the following:
- a CDS encoding AIM24 family protein: MSGYGVPGGPVIHDPMSLPVDDNVNNYTFCVELKGSQWFLQKGKMIAYYGTMEFNGIGHGRLDRLVRTSFHSPLHASDWVVAEGSGKMLLADRAFDVNSYDLDDGNLTIRSGNLLAFQPSLALKQSIVPGFLTLIGTGKFVAASNGPVVFMEPPIRVDPQALVGWADCPSPCHHYDHGYMTGVMGGLRATTGLGGASGEEHQFEFVGAGTVLLQSTEILMAEQATGAVPQQAGVPGAGGVQGQHGQQSGAPRLPGQLGDLQRRFGL; encoded by the coding sequence GTGAGCGGGTACGGAGTCCCGGGCGGCCCGGTGATCCACGATCCGATGTCGCTGCCGGTCGACGACAACGTGAACAACTACACCTTCTGCGTGGAACTCAAGGGGAGCCAGTGGTTCCTGCAGAAGGGCAAGATGATCGCCTACTACGGGACGATGGAGTTCAACGGGATCGGGCACGGCCGTCTGGACCGTCTGGTGCGTACGTCGTTCCATTCGCCTCTGCACGCGAGCGACTGGGTCGTGGCGGAGGGTTCGGGCAAGATGCTGCTCGCCGACCGGGCCTTCGACGTGAATTCGTACGACCTGGACGACGGCAACCTGACCATTCGCTCTGGCAACTTGCTCGCTTTTCAGCCAAGTCTCGCGCTGAAGCAGTCGATCGTGCCGGGCTTTCTGACACTGATCGGAACAGGCAAGTTCGTGGCCGCGTCGAACGGCCCGGTGGTGTTCATGGAACCCCCGATCCGGGTGGACCCGCAGGCCCTCGTCGGATGGGCGGACTGCCCCTCCCCGTGCCACCACTACGACCATGGGTACATGACAGGCGTGATGGGCGGTCTACGTGCGACGACGGGCCTCGGCGGGGCGTCCGGCGAGGAGCACCAGTTCGAGTTCGTGGGGGCGGGTACGGTGCTGCTCCAGTCGACCGAGATCCTGATGGCGGAGCAGGCGACGGGGGCGGTCCCGCAGCAGGCCGGAGTGCCGGGTGCGGGCGGGGTCCAAGGTCAGCACGGGCAGCAGTCCGGGGCACCGCGCCTTCCCGGACAGCTAGGAGACCTCCAGCGTCGCTTCGGGCTGTGA
- a CDS encoding MarR family winged helix-turn-helix transcriptional regulator, with the protein METETATRWLTDAEQCAWRTHLEVNRLLTYQLERDLQPFGLTMNDYEILVNLSESEGDRMRMSDLASATLQSKSRLSHQVTRMESADLVRRENCESDRRGLYAVLTEHGMETMKKVSPHHVASVRRHFIDLLSPEALEDLHKSLRPIAEHLRGQRGKP; encoded by the coding sequence ATGGAGACCGAGACGGCCACGCGCTGGCTGACCGATGCGGAGCAGTGCGCCTGGCGCACCCACCTGGAGGTCAACAGGCTGTTGACGTACCAGCTCGAAAGGGATCTTCAGCCGTTCGGGCTGACGATGAACGACTACGAGATTCTGGTGAACCTCTCCGAGTCGGAGGGCGACCGTATGCGGATGAGTGACCTGGCGTCCGCCACCCTCCAGTCCAAGAGCCGCCTCTCGCACCAGGTCACGCGGATGGAGAGCGCCGACCTGGTGCGCCGCGAGAACTGCGAGTCCGACCGGCGGGGGCTGTACGCGGTCCTCACCGAGCACGGCATGGAGACCATGAAGAAGGTCTCCCCGCACCACGTCGCCTCGGTGCGCAGGCACTTCATCGACCTGCTGTCGCCCGAGGCGCTGGAGGACCTGCACAAGTCGCTGCGGCCGATCGCCGAGCACCTGCGCGGACAGCGCGGCAAGCCGTAG
- a CDS encoding MTH1187 family thiamine-binding protein encodes MIVAFSVTPLGVGEDVGEYVADAVRVVRESGLPHRTDAMFTSVEGDWDEVMAVVRRAVAVVEERAPRVSLVLKADIRPGVTDGLTSKVETIERHLSA; translated from the coding sequence ATGATCGTCGCCTTCTCCGTGACACCGCTCGGCGTCGGTGAGGACGTCGGGGAGTACGTCGCCGACGCCGTCCGCGTCGTCCGCGAGTCCGGCCTCCCCCACCGCACCGACGCGATGTTCACCTCCGTCGAGGGCGACTGGGACGAGGTCATGGCCGTCGTCAGACGCGCCGTCGCCGTCGTCGAAGAACGCGCGCCGCGCGTCTCCCTCGTCCTCAAGGCCGACATCCGACCCGGCGTCACCGACGGACTCACCAGCAAGGTCGAGACCATCGAACGGCACCTGTCCGCCTGA
- a CDS encoding DUF3817 domain-containing protein — MDIKTATALRRLRLVSAPEAVSFLLLLVCSVLKRTTDFNAVPVMGAIHGVLFVLYVVFWVFAWYRARWSVGVAALYFVLSVLPTGGFFAERKLRHEAESAVIASRARQEGVVNA; from the coding sequence GTGGACATAAAGACCGCCACCGCACTCCGCCGCCTCCGCCTGGTCTCGGCCCCCGAAGCCGTCTCCTTCCTGCTGCTGCTCGTCTGCTCGGTGCTGAAGCGGACCACGGACTTCAACGCCGTCCCCGTCATGGGCGCGATCCACGGTGTCCTCTTCGTCCTCTACGTGGTCTTCTGGGTGTTCGCCTGGTACCGCGCCCGCTGGAGCGTCGGCGTCGCCGCCCTCTACTTCGTCCTTTCCGTCCTCCCCACCGGCGGCTTCTTCGCCGAGCGCAAGCTCAGGCACGAGGCCGAGAGCGCGGTCATCGCCTCCCGCGCCCGTCAGGAAGGGGTCGTCAACGCATGA
- a CDS encoding AIM24 family protein, with protein sequence MFRLQGSKVLAVDVTGDAVKAKNGSMVAYDGQMAFKKLSGGGEGVRGMVTRRLTGEQMTVMEVRGHGTCWFADRASEINLVGLQGDKLYVESSNLLATDAGLRTGTTFTGLRGASQGNGLFTTTVEGHGQAAITSDGPAVVLRVSAQYPLTVDPGAYIAHQGTVRQSLQSGVTFRTLLGEGGGEAFQMRFEGDGLVYVQPSERNTIAGDV encoded by the coding sequence ATGTTTCGACTTCAAGGCAGCAAGGTGCTGGCCGTCGATGTGACCGGGGACGCCGTGAAGGCGAAGAACGGCTCGATGGTCGCGTACGACGGCCAGATGGCCTTCAAGAAGCTGAGCGGGGGCGGTGAGGGGGTCCGGGGGATGGTCACCCGCCGCCTGACCGGCGAGCAGATGACGGTGATGGAGGTGAGGGGGCACGGGACGTGCTGGTTCGCGGACCGCGCCTCGGAGATCAATCTGGTGGGGCTTCAGGGCGACAAGCTGTACGTCGAGTCGAGCAATCTGCTGGCGACGGACGCGGGCCTGCGCACGGGGACGACGTTCACCGGTCTGCGGGGCGCGTCGCAGGGCAACGGGTTGTTCACGACGACGGTCGAGGGGCACGGCCAGGCGGCGATCACCTCGGACGGGCCGGCGGTGGTGCTGCGGGTGAGCGCGCAGTATCCGCTGACGGTGGACCCGGGCGCGTACATCGCGCATCAGGGGACCGTGCGGCAGTCGCTGCAGTCGGGTGTGACGTTCCGCACGCTGCTCGGCGAGGGCGGCGGCGAGGCGTTCCAGATGCGCTTCGAGGGCGACGGTCTGGTGTACGTGCAGCCCAGTGAGCGGAACACGATCGCGGGGGATGTGTGA
- a CDS encoding PepSY domain-containing protein, with protein sequence MKRNIVIATVAAAALIAGGTATSLAVTGDGTTAPTTRSSGQPGADDRRDDKAVEGTNGAGGKAVTAQDAIARALEHTPGTAVGAELDDENGAVVWEVEVVGRDGTWHDVRVSPAAGTVLGSRTEHEDDAARVRAALDGTSVSAAEAARAAAAKGRVTEIDLDVDRGTPAWKVETLTSNGVEQEWRVGLDTARITADHRSDDRADDRSDDRAAHDADDDRTGATHERGSDDGAASGSDDGAGHTGRERHGAGHGSDDGPEHHGRHGSDDSSDDDSGHGSDDD encoded by the coding sequence ATGAAGCGCAACATCGTCATCGCCACGGTCGCGGCCGCGGCTCTGATCGCCGGGGGCACGGCGACGTCCCTCGCCGTCACGGGCGACGGCACGACGGCGCCCACGACGCGGTCGAGCGGACAGCCGGGGGCGGACGACCGCCGGGACGACAAGGCCGTCGAGGGAACGAACGGGGCGGGCGGCAAGGCGGTGACGGCGCAGGACGCCATCGCCCGCGCCCTGGAGCACACTCCGGGTACCGCCGTCGGCGCCGAACTGGACGACGAGAACGGTGCCGTGGTCTGGGAGGTCGAGGTCGTCGGCCGCGACGGCACCTGGCACGACGTACGGGTCTCCCCCGCCGCCGGTACGGTGCTCGGTTCCCGGACCGAGCACGAGGACGACGCGGCCCGGGTGCGCGCCGCGCTGGACGGGACGTCCGTCTCGGCCGCCGAGGCCGCCCGGGCCGCCGCCGCCAAGGGCAGGGTCACGGAGATCGACCTCGACGTGGATCGCGGGACGCCCGCATGGAAGGTGGAGACCCTGACGTCGAACGGCGTCGAGCAGGAGTGGCGGGTCGGCCTCGACACGGCCCGGATCACCGCCGACCACAGGTCGGACGACCGCGCTGACGACCGGAGCGACGACCGGGCCGCTCACGACGCCGACGACGACCGTACGGGCGCCACGCACGAGCGCGGCTCGGACGACGGGGCGGCCAGCGGTTCGGACGACGGCGCCGGGCACACCGGGCGCGAGCGTCACGGCGCCGGACACGGCTCGGACGACGGCCCGGAGCATCACGGACGCCACGGCTCGGACGACAGCTCGGACGACGACTCAGGCCACGGCTCGGACGACGACTGA
- a CDS encoding AIM24 family protein produces the protein MPFREVNSKVVEATVVPGQRLFSQRGAMLAYRGEVSFTPNVQGGQGGVMSMIGRRLANEATPLMTVEGSGTVLFGHGGHHVQVIELSGDTLYVEADRLLAFDGALQQGTMFLGSQGGVMGMVRGQVTGQGLFTTTLKGHGAVAVMAHGGVFEVPITPQRPVHVDPQAYVAHHGDVRNKLSTALGWRDMVGRGSGEAFQLELSGSGSVFVQASEEKL, from the coding sequence ATGCCGTTCCGCGAGGTGAACTCGAAGGTGGTCGAGGCGACGGTCGTGCCGGGGCAGCGGCTGTTCAGCCAGCGGGGCGCGATGCTGGCGTACCGCGGCGAGGTGTCGTTCACGCCGAACGTCCAGGGTGGCCAGGGCGGTGTGATGTCGATGATCGGCCGCCGCCTGGCGAACGAGGCGACTCCGCTGATGACGGTGGAGGGGTCGGGCACGGTGCTGTTCGGGCACGGCGGTCATCACGTGCAGGTGATCGAGTTGTCCGGGGACACCTTGTACGTGGAGGCGGACCGGTTGCTGGCGTTCGACGGCGCGTTGCAGCAGGGGACGATGTTCCTGGGCTCGCAGGGCGGTGTGATGGGGATGGTCCGGGGCCAGGTGACGGGTCAGGGGCTGTTCACGACGACGTTGAAGGGGCACGGCGCGGTGGCGGTGATGGCGCACGGCGGCGTGTTCGAGGTGCCGATCACTCCCCAGCGTCCGGTGCACGTGGATCCGCAGGCGTACGTGGCGCATCACGGGGACGTGCGGAACAAGCTGTCGACGGCGCTGGGCTGGCGGGACATGGTGGGGCGCGGTTCGGGTGAGGCGTTCCAGCTGGAGCTGAGCGGCAGCGGTTCGGTGTTCGTGCAGGCCTCGGAGGAGAAACTGTGA
- a CDS encoding response regulator transcription factor: MRLLIVEDEKRLALSLAGGLRAEGYAVDVVHDGLEGLHLAAGGGYDLVVLDIMLPGMNGYRVCAALRAGGHDVPILMLTAKDGEYDEAEGLDTGADDYLTKPFSYVVLVARIKALLRRRGQAGASPVHVLGPIRVDTAARRVLRDGDEVALTTKEFSVLEHLVLRAGEVVSKADILEHVWDFAYDGDPNIVEVYVSALRRKLGAELIRTVRGAGYRLEAR; the protein is encoded by the coding sequence ATGCGCCTGTTGATCGTGGAGGACGAGAAGCGGCTCGCCCTGTCGCTGGCCGGGGGCCTGCGGGCCGAGGGCTACGCCGTGGACGTCGTGCACGACGGCCTGGAAGGCCTGCACCTGGCCGCGGGGGGAGGTTACGACCTCGTCGTCCTCGACATCATGCTGCCCGGCATGAACGGCTACCGCGTGTGCGCCGCGCTCCGCGCCGGCGGACACGACGTCCCGATCCTGATGCTCACCGCCAAGGACGGCGAGTACGACGAGGCCGAGGGGCTCGACACCGGCGCCGACGACTACCTGACGAAGCCGTTCTCGTACGTGGTCCTCGTCGCCCGGATCAAGGCGCTGCTGCGCCGCCGCGGACAGGCCGGAGCGTCCCCCGTGCACGTCCTCGGCCCGATCCGCGTCGACACCGCCGCCCGCCGCGTGCTGCGCGACGGGGACGAAGTCGCCCTCACCACCAAGGAGTTCTCGGTCCTCGAACACCTCGTCCTGCGGGCCGGCGAGGTCGTCTCCAAGGCCGACATCCTCGAACACGTCTGGGACTTCGCCTACGACGGCGACCCCAACATCGTCGAGGTGTACGTCAGCGCGCTGCGCCGCAAGCTCGGCGCCGAACTCATCCGGACCGTACGCGGCGCCGGATACCGCCTGGAAGCGCGGTGA
- a CDS encoding kelch motif-containing protein — protein sequence MARQPSKKTRKRLLGITGIAVLAGLNAPAALGLAGETYHAYTISRPSYQATYGSWTQIDIPRAYRTNAIHAALLHTGKVLIVAGSGNEQKKFDKGSFDTVLWDPKNDTFKKIPTPDDFFCSGHAQLPDGRMLVAGGTARYEQLDGEVRRAGGGMRVKNENPDKAVVLKKGTVFRSPTGVTYVSRSDVTVPRARRDQTATYDRAGVMQPWRTTVTAGEARVFVEATEKGPRAVTDTEAQYEIAGLHGEDAANTYGLSEKITLDKQDFQGIRAAYEFDPRAEKYIPVDPMDKARWYPTLVGLDDGRVLAVSGLDDVGTIDPGDNEIYDPRTKKWTPGPKRYFPTYPALFLTRGGKLFYPASNAGYGPAGQGRDAGLWDLRTNTFEKVPGLRDADETETSASLLLPPAQDQKVMILGGGGVGESRRSTPRTAVVDLKKDNPAFQDGPDLPQGTRYLNSVIMPDDTVFTTNGSQDYRGRSASNILKAQFYDPKANTFREAASPTVGRNYHSEALLLPDGRVATFGSDPLFDDRRNTKLGHFEQRMEIYTPPALHRNGKNRPVLGEGPAAPDRDGRATFATDHPERVTKARLMRPSAVTHTTDVEQRSIELGLTKTTNSVTVEVPKDPALVPPGWYMLFVTDAQGTPSEAKWVRVG from the coding sequence ATGGCCCGCCAGCCCTCGAAGAAGACGCGGAAGCGGCTCCTCGGCATCACCGGGATCGCCGTCCTGGCCGGACTCAACGCCCCCGCCGCCCTCGGCCTCGCCGGTGAGACCTACCACGCCTACACGATCTCCCGGCCCTCCTACCAGGCCACCTACGGCTCCTGGACCCAGATCGACATCCCCCGCGCCTACCGCACGAACGCCATTCACGCCGCGCTGCTCCACACCGGGAAAGTGCTCATCGTCGCCGGCTCCGGCAACGAGCAGAAGAAGTTCGACAAGGGGTCCTTCGACACCGTCCTGTGGGACCCGAAGAACGACACCTTCAAGAAGATCCCCACCCCGGACGACTTCTTCTGCTCCGGCCATGCCCAACTCCCCGACGGACGCATGCTCGTGGCCGGCGGAACCGCCCGCTACGAACAGCTCGACGGCGAGGTCCGGCGGGCCGGCGGCGGCATGCGCGTGAAGAACGAGAACCCCGACAAGGCCGTCGTCCTCAAGAAGGGCACCGTCTTCCGCTCACCCACGGGCGTCACGTACGTCAGCCGGTCCGACGTCACCGTCCCGAGGGCCCGGCGCGACCAGACCGCCACCTACGACCGGGCCGGCGTCATGCAACCGTGGCGGACCACCGTCACCGCCGGCGAGGCGCGCGTCTTCGTCGAAGCCACGGAGAAGGGTCCCCGGGCGGTCACCGACACCGAGGCCCAGTACGAGATCGCCGGCCTGCACGGAGAGGACGCCGCCAACACCTACGGCCTCTCCGAGAAGATCACCCTCGACAAGCAGGACTTCCAAGGCATCAGGGCCGCCTACGAGTTCGACCCCAGGGCCGAGAAGTACATCCCCGTCGACCCGATGGACAAGGCGCGCTGGTACCCCACCCTCGTCGGACTCGACGACGGACGCGTCCTCGCCGTCTCCGGCCTCGACGACGTCGGAACCATCGACCCCGGCGACAACGAGATCTACGACCCCCGCACCAAGAAGTGGACCCCGGGCCCCAAGCGCTACTTCCCCACCTACCCCGCCCTCTTCCTCACCCGGGGCGGCAAACTCTTCTACCCGGCCTCCAACGCCGGATACGGCCCGGCCGGCCAGGGCCGCGACGCCGGCCTCTGGGACCTGCGGACGAACACCTTCGAAAAGGTGCCAGGACTAAGGGACGCCGACGAGACCGAGACCTCCGCCTCGCTCCTGCTGCCGCCCGCGCAGGACCAGAAGGTCATGATCCTCGGCGGAGGAGGCGTCGGGGAATCGAGGAGGTCCACCCCGCGCACCGCCGTCGTCGACCTGAAGAAGGACAACCCCGCCTTCCAGGACGGACCCGACCTCCCGCAGGGCACCCGCTACCTGAACAGCGTGATCATGCCCGACGACACCGTCTTCACCACCAACGGCTCCCAGGACTACCGAGGCCGCAGCGCCAGCAACATCCTCAAGGCCCAGTTCTACGACCCCAAGGCCAACACCTTCCGCGAGGCCGCGTCGCCGACCGTGGGCCGCAACTACCACTCCGAGGCCCTGCTCCTGCCCGACGGCCGCGTCGCCACCTTCGGCTCCGACCCGCTCTTCGACGACCGGCGGAACACCAAACTCGGCCACTTCGAGCAGCGCATGGAGATCTACACCCCGCCCGCGCTGCACCGGAACGGGAAGAACCGGCCGGTACTGGGGGAGGGGCCGGCCGCGCCGGACCGGGACGGGCGGGCGACCTTCGCCACGGACCATCCGGAACGCGTCACCAAGGCCCGCCTGATGCGCCCCAGCGCCGTCACCCACACCACGGACGTCGAGCAGCGGTCCATCGAACTCGGGCTGACGAAGACCACGAACTCCGTGACCGTCGAGGTGCCGAAGGATCCGGCACTGGTCCCGCCGGGGTGGTACATGCTCTTCGTGACGGACGCCCAGGGGACGCCCTCCGAGGCGAAGTGGGTGCGGGTCGGGTGA
- a CDS encoding glycoside hydrolase family 6 protein, which yields MNRVFAAFAALAGLGLTAGCSPAPGGDGTAVAATTRPADTGTSPFWVDPEGPAAAQVRLWRRQGRTEDAALLQRIAGEPVAVWPTGEADPGPAVRAATTAAARQDRTALFVAYNIPHRDCGRHSAGGAADADAYRRWIGQFADALAGSRALVVLEPDAIAHLVDGCTPGAYRDERTQLLSDAVDRLKRQPRTKVYVDAGNPEWIRDSGRLVEPLVRAGVANADGFSLNVANFQTDAVNRTYGAELSERLGGKHFVVDTSRNGEGPLPGAWCNPPGRALGTRPATTTGEPALDAYLWIKRPGESDGECEGGPAAGQWWPEYALELARGSGH from the coding sequence CTGAACCGCGTCTTCGCGGCCTTCGCGGCCCTCGCGGGGCTCGGCCTCACCGCCGGTTGTTCGCCGGCACCCGGCGGCGACGGGACCGCCGTCGCCGCGACGACGCGGCCGGCCGACACCGGGACCTCCCCCTTCTGGGTCGACCCGGAAGGCCCCGCGGCGGCGCAGGTCCGGCTCTGGCGACGCCAGGGCCGCACCGAGGACGCCGCGCTGCTCCAGCGGATCGCCGGCGAACCCGTCGCCGTGTGGCCCACCGGCGAGGCCGACCCGGGCCCGGCCGTCCGGGCGGCCACCACGGCGGCCGCGCGGCAGGACCGCACGGCGCTGTTCGTGGCCTACAACATCCCCCACCGGGACTGCGGCCGGCACTCGGCGGGCGGTGCGGCGGACGCCGACGCCTATCGGCGGTGGATCGGACAGTTCGCCGACGCCCTCGCCGGCAGCCGGGCCCTGGTCGTCCTCGAACCCGACGCGATCGCCCACCTCGTCGACGGCTGCACACCCGGCGCGTACCGCGACGAACGCACCCAACTGCTCAGCGACGCCGTCGACCGGCTCAAGCGCCAGCCCCGCACCAAGGTCTACGTGGACGCCGGCAACCCGGAGTGGATCCGCGACTCCGGCAGACTCGTCGAACCCCTCGTGCGCGCGGGCGTCGCGAACGCCGACGGTTTCTCGCTGAACGTCGCGAACTTCCAGACGGACGCCGTGAACAGGACGTACGGCGCGGAGCTCTCGGAAAGACTCGGCGGGAAGCACTTCGTCGTCGACACCAGCCGCAACGGCGAGGGTCCTCTCCCGGGTGCCTGGTGCAATCCGCCCGGCCGCGCCCTCGGCACCCGCCCCGCCACGACCACCGGCGAACCGGCCCTGGACGCCTATCTGTGGATCAAAAGGCCCGGTGAATCGGACGGGGAGTGCGAGGGCGGGCCGGCGGCCGGACAGTGGTGGCCGGAGTACGCGTTGGAGCTGGCCCGCGGGTCCGGACACTGA
- a CDS encoding glycosyltransferase family 2 protein: MRPEGYDYDTYSRLAGPLTDPAGTAQQVQYTKLLSREPHRIRALLLMTLAPALTAALLVYLLWPTHWVERENGETWLVGLDTTMLVAIGLIELFMVVNVVSIAHATLVARDPVPLVPEEGTRVAFLTTYVPGKEPLATVRATLEGALRVTHTGLLHVWLLDEGDDDRARALCAELGVRHFTRHGIPEWNRPHGAHRAGTKHGNYNAWLTLHGHAYEYFASVDADHTPLPGFLDRMMGYFRDPDVAFVVGPQVYGNYEHPVTKAAESQQFLFHALIQRAANRYRSPMFVGTNNVVRIAALRQIGGLQDSITEDMATGFELHRHRNPRTGRHWRSVYTPDVLAVGEGPASWTDFFTQQMRWSRGTYDTLFKQYGKAVLTMPAGRLFSYTMMLVYYPMTAVNWLLGVISCVLFLWFGASGTQVSASLWLMLYSDAAALRIALYLWNRRHNVSPHEPEGSGGLAGMAMSALSAPVYLKALADAVTRRPSRFVVTPKGGDTSPDRLRTFRVHLGWAALLAVSLGASAVLGHTHAAMRTWALLATALSLAPVAVWIATLREERRSRRQPRSAATRVPLPKEPALAARTPAPATGSTPGGT; encoded by the coding sequence GTGCGGCCCGAGGGCTACGACTACGACACCTACAGCCGACTCGCCGGACCCCTGACCGACCCCGCCGGCACGGCCCAGCAGGTGCAGTACACCAAGCTCCTGTCACGCGAGCCCCACCGAATACGCGCTCTCCTCCTGATGACCCTCGCGCCGGCCCTCACGGCCGCGCTCCTCGTCTACCTCCTCTGGCCCACCCACTGGGTCGAACGCGAGAACGGGGAGACCTGGCTGGTCGGCCTCGACACGACGATGCTCGTCGCCATCGGCCTCATCGAACTCTTCATGGTGGTCAACGTCGTGAGCATCGCCCACGCCACCCTCGTCGCCCGCGACCCCGTCCCCCTCGTCCCCGAGGAGGGAACCCGGGTGGCCTTCCTCACCACCTACGTTCCCGGCAAGGAACCCCTCGCCACCGTCCGCGCCACCCTCGAAGGCGCCCTGCGCGTCACCCACACGGGACTCCTCCACGTCTGGCTCCTCGACGAGGGCGACGACGACCGGGCCAGGGCCCTCTGCGCCGAACTCGGCGTCCGCCACTTCACCCGCCACGGCATCCCCGAATGGAACCGCCCGCACGGCGCCCACCGGGCCGGCACCAAACACGGCAACTACAACGCCTGGCTCACCCTCCACGGCCACGCCTACGAGTACTTCGCCTCCGTCGACGCCGACCACACCCCACTGCCCGGATTCCTCGACCGGATGATGGGCTACTTCCGCGACCCCGACGTCGCCTTCGTCGTCGGCCCCCAGGTCTACGGAAACTACGAGCACCCCGTCACCAAGGCCGCCGAGTCCCAGCAGTTCCTCTTCCACGCCCTGATCCAGCGCGCGGCCAACCGCTACCGCTCACCCATGTTCGTCGGTACCAACAACGTCGTACGCATCGCGGCCCTCCGCCAGATCGGCGGACTCCAGGACTCCATCACCGAGGACATGGCCACCGGGTTCGAACTGCACCGCCACCGCAACCCCCGGACCGGCCGCCACTGGCGGTCCGTCTACACCCCCGACGTGCTCGCCGTCGGCGAGGGCCCCGCCTCCTGGACCGACTTCTTCACCCAGCAGATGCGCTGGTCCCGCGGCACCTACGACACCCTCTTCAAGCAGTACGGGAAGGCCGTCCTCACGATGCCGGCCGGCCGCCTCTTCTCCTACACGATGATGCTCGTCTACTACCCGATGACCGCCGTCAACTGGCTCCTCGGCGTCATCAGCTGCGTCCTCTTCCTCTGGTTCGGAGCCTCCGGAACCCAGGTCAGCGCCTCCCTGTGGCTCATGCTCTACAGCGACGCCGCCGCCCTCCGGATCGCCCTCTACCTCTGGAACCGGCGTCACAACGTCTCCCCCCACGAACCGGAGGGCTCCGGCGGCCTCGCCGGCATGGCCATGTCCGCGCTCTCCGCCCCCGTCTACCTCAAAGCGCTGGCCGACGCCGTCACCCGCCGCCCCAGCCGCTTCGTCGTCACACCCAAGGGCGGCGACACCAGCCCCGACCGGCTGCGCACCTTCCGCGTCCACCTCGGCTGGGCCGCGCTCCTCGCCGTCTCCCTCGGCGCCTCCGCCGTCCTCGGCCACACCCACGCGGCCATGCGGACCTGGGCCCTCCTCGCCACGGCCCTCTCCCTGGCACCCGTCGCGGTCTGGATCGCCACCCTCCGCGAGGAACGCCGGTCCCGGCGGCAGCCGCGGTCCGCCGCCACCCGCGTCCCGCTGCCCAAGGAACCGGCCCTCGCCGCCCGCACCCCCGCCCCGGCGACCGGCTCCACCCCAGGAGGTACCTAG